CGCGGGCCGGGACCGCGCTCGCCGACGTGACGCTCACGCTGCGGCGCGCCGACGGCAGGGGGCGCGATCGTCGTGCTCACCGCGACCACCGACCCCTCGGGCGCTTGGCCTGAGCCCTCGGCGAGGGCCGCTTTCGGGTCGCCGCCACCGCGCGGCAGCGCGCCGCTGGTGCTGACCGACGCCGAGAGGACTGGACCGTCGGCGCGGCGCTCGATCCCGAAGCTGATCGTCCGGGCGGTGCCGGCCGCCGAGATGCCGCCGCCGCGCGAGCTGCCGCCAGTGCCGCCAGGCGCCAGCGTCGCTCGTCGGCGAATTTCACGCTGGCCACGGCGCGCCCAGCCGATCTGATCGTCACGCCGATCTTCCTCGGCGACTTCGGGCCCGGCCACCCGGTCGTGCGCGCGATCGCGTGCCGCAGCCGACGCCGCTGCCGCCCGGCGCTTCGTCGGCACCGGCGGGAGCACCGCTGGGACGGCCTGGCCCCGGCGACGCGCGGTCTCGTGGTCAGCGCCCGATCAGCGGCGTCGCGCTGGTGCGCGCGATGGTCTGGCCCGACCTGGCCGGCAACGCGTCGAGCGCGCTGGCGCCGGGCCGCCGGCGTCGCCGGGCGCGCGCTCGACGATCGCGGCGCCGAGCTGGCCGGGAGTCGAGATCGTCGTCTGGGTCGGCGACCTGCGGCTGGCCGCGGTCACCACCGACGCCCACGGCACGTTCCTGGTGCCCGATCTCCCGGCCGGCCCCGCCGAAGCTGGTGGCCAACCGGCCCGGGTTGGATCGGCGATCGACCGACATGGCCCCTCGTCGCCGGGCAGCGCGCGATGCAGCCGCTCGGCCTCCTGTGCGGCGACGCCGCCGAGGCCGTGATCGTGGCGCGCTGGTACCTCGCCCGCAATGAACCTGGCCGGTTGAGGACGCCGATCCATCGCCGATCGCCGCGTTGAACCTCCTCGAGTTCCAGCGAGGAGCCGTCGTCAGTTCGCCTTGCGCTCGGCGCGCCTCGACGCCGCAACCGGTCCAGATCCACTGCGGCGAGGTACTGGAGCTCCGACCGCGTGCTGGCAGCCTCCGTCCACGGCGTCGAGAGCGCGCCGGGGCAAGGCAGACCGACGACGGGCTACTCTCAGCAACTCAGGGAGCTGCAGGCACCGTATGGAAATCCATCCGGCGGGGTTCTCACGGGCGCGAAGCGACCTGAAGGGATCGTGGCGGTTCAGAATCGCGGTCGGGCCTTCTAGAGCGACCGCGAGCACCAGCGAAAGGATGCCTTGTCCGCCGCCGATGCATAGCGTCACCAAACCCCAGCGTTGCTTGTTTCAGCGCAGCGCATAGGCACAGGTGAGTGTGAGAATGGCGCCGCTGGCGCCCAGCGGATGTCCGAGCGCAATGGCGCCGCCTTGTGGGTTGACCCGTTCGGGCGCAATGCCCATCGCTTCGAAATCGCGCATCACCGCCAACGCTTGGGGAGCAAAGGCTTCGTTAAGTTCGACGTGATCGAGGTCCTTTCCCGAAATGCCTGCACGCGCGAGCGCTAGGCGCGTGGCCGGTACCGGGCCCCACCCCATAATCCGCGGGTCGCACCCGGCGACGGCCACGCCGGCCAAGCGCGCCAACGGTCGAAGGCCGTGCGATGCAGCGTCGGTCTCTCGTCCAATGATCATCGCTGCCGCTCCGTCGACAACAGCGCTGGCGTTGCCCGCGGTGATAATGCCGCCGGGCTCGAAGGCGGCCGATAGGCGGCCGTCCATTTTCGCCATCGAGGCGTCGTCGAGAACGTGCGTGTCGCTTCGAACCTGAATTGGCGCTTCGGCAGCGTCGACCGTTACCGACACCGGCTCAATCTCTTCATCGAACTGCCCCGCATCGCGCGCCTTCTTGGCAAGAGACTGCGATCGGTAGGCAAATTGGTCGGCCTGTTCGCGCGTCACCTGGTAGCGGCGGCCGAGCTCCTCGGCGGTATTGGCCATCGACATGTCCTCGCCGACGGATCGTACAGACTCAGAAGCAGCATGTCCTGAACGAAGGTGCCAGCGCCCAGCGACTTGCTTCGATCGGGCCGTATTTGTGCACACTCGCGCCCACTTTCTTGCCGCGCATACCGTAGAGGCTGAACGGGTACTGCATGCTTTCAGCGCCGCCCACTGCGACAAACGGGCGAGCCTGGTCGTGCCAACGCCGGCGAGGATCATTTTCGGCACCCACCGCCACCGCTTCGGCTCCACTGCCGCAGATGCGCGCCACGGTCAGCGCGGGCACCTCATGCGGAATGCCGGCGTGCCAGGCCATGCCTCAGGCGGCGTAGATCGAATCGCGGTGGCTGTGTTGAGCCGTGCCCATCACCACGTGGCCGAGCAGCTTCGGATCGACTTCGTATTCGAAATGGCCGCCGAAAGCGCCAGGCCGCCCAGTTGGTTGGTCGAAAAGCGAGCAAACAGCCCAGGCTCGCGGTTGTTAACCAGAATATCGGCCCGCGGCGTGCGCCGGCCGCCGTCGAGAATGACGATCGCAGTGTCGTGGCTCATCGGTGCTCTCTGTTTTATTCTGTTTAGAAAAGCGGCCGGTACTTTGGGGCCGTTTTGGATGAAAGTTGTTCATTCCCATGTCCATGTCGACGGTGTCGCGGCACCGTCCAAAACCGTCGACCTCGATCAACAGTCCCTCCGCGAGCGGCTTCGACAGCCCGCGGCGCAGCACGTCGACCAAGATCGCGTCGATCGCCAGCGATCGATGTCCAATCGTCCGACGGGCAGCGGCGCAGGCAACTGGACGGGTTGGGGTTGACCGGTTGAAGCTTGATCTCGCCGGCGAAGGTGCTCTGCGAATCAGCGCCGATGCGGCTGCCACCGGATCGTCGGACGGCTCGCCTTGGGCCCAGCCGAGCGCTACCGCCTCTTTCGACGAGATCGCACGCCCGGTGCGCAGAAGGTCGATGCCCGCAGCGGCGCCGACCAATCGAGGCAGTCGCTGGGTGCCGCCGTAGCCGGGAATAATGCCCAAATTCACTTCGGGTTGCCCCAAGAGCAAATGGGGGCCCACCACCCGCGCATGGCAGGCCATCGAAATTCGGCACCGCCTCCCATCACCGGGCCATCGACGGCAGCGACGATCGGTTTCTTGGCATGCCTGATGCGCCGCGACACCGGGTGGACGTCAAGACACCGCGCGGCATGCCTCACTTGATGGAAGGGCTGCAAGCTCGTTGATGTCGGCGCCGGCGAGTGAAAGGTCGCTGCTCGAAAAGACGATGCCCTTCACCCGATCAGCGGCAAGCAGTTCGGTGATGGCCCGATCGATCTCGCCGATAGTCTTTTTTGAAAGGGCATTTTTCACTTCCGGCCGAAATACGCGAACTACCGCCAAATCGCCGTCGCGTTCGACCGACACATTGGCGGCAAAACCGGCGGCCGTTCCTGGGCGATGGTCGGCGACATCGCAAAGCCCGGCGTGCTTACTGGCGTAGGCGGCGCAGAGCGCGTGGACCGCTCGGCCCCATCTCTGAGCCAGCTCGAGAATGCCTGCGGCTAAACCCAGCGCCTGGCGCGTGAGCCAATCGGTTTCGGTGGCCGCACAGGTACCTGCGTCGACGACAACAGAAGGTGCGCGCAATCAGCACCGCCAGAATGCGATCGACCACCACCTTGGCCTTTGCGGCCCAGCGCCGCGCGTAGGGGCGTCGCGCCGCGCCCCTGGGGCCACGGGGCATTGCCTTTCTGGGTCAGAATGCGCGGCGCGCGGAAACCAGGCAGTGCCGGTCGGCGGGAGCCTCGCGCATCAGCACTTGGCAGTGGCTGGTCAGGAAATTCCGCGGGTCAGTCCATCACATTGAACGGGACCGCTGCCGCCGATGGCGCCGTCAACCACTTGGGTCGACTTGGGCCGGCGTCGCCAAGCCCGCTTCTACAATGCGCGCTGCCTCGGCGATGCAGTTGCAGAAGATGTCGTCAGCGGCGAAGCACCTCACGTCTTTGGTGACGATCGGAACTTTGCCGAGGCGTTTGAGCAGTCGCCACCATGCGCGCGCCCAGCGCGGCGTCGCCCGACAAGACGACTTCAACGGGCAATGAGCGCCAGGCCGGATAGAACGGATGGTTGACAAAACAGCGTTCGGGATGGCTGGCCTTGGCCGCAATGCGAGCGCGGGGAAGGCCCGAGGTGGCAAAGCCGATGAGGCAGTCTGGGCGGACGACGGCCTCGGGCTTGGCGAGGATCGCGCGCTCGATCGTCAGGTCCTCGGTCGCGGCCTCCGAGGACAGGTGCAGTCCCAGGGCGCGCCGAGGTCCTGAGTCCAGCACCAGCGCGGCCTCCATCGCCTGCGCCACCTCGGGAGCCAGCTTGCACCGGGCCGCGCCCTTGCTCGCGTTGCCGCGGGGTCCACGCCACGCCGGCGTCGAGCGCCTCCTGCTTGATATCTGACCAGGTAGACCTTCGCGCCGGGGCTCGCGCGCGGTCGGCGATCGAAACCCCGTAGGCCGGGTCCGGGCCGATGGATCCAGAACCGATGACACCGACGATCAGCGATGACTCGCGTCGTGTGGGTGGCCGCCGTCGCGGCGGTCCACGTGCGGTGCCAGGAAAGCGCGCCCACGTGGGCCAGGCATCGCGCGGCCCGCGACCACGCGACCGCGCGTCGCTGTGCGGTCCTGTCACGCTCGGCGCGACGGTGTCGCCGGGCATCGCGCGCCCGCGTCGCTGCGCGCGTACCCTCGATGGCGATGGCAGGCATCGCGCCGCCTGCGCCGCGCCGCGGTGCGTACCCTCGATGGCGGTGTCGGCGTCGCGCCGCCCGCGCCCGCGCGCCCGCGTGTCGCTGTGCGGTCCTGGCACGCTCTGCGTCCGCGCCGGCCCAACCAGTGGATCGAGGCTCCTCTGGCCGCCCGCGTGGGTACCCTGCGCCGCGATGTCCTACGAGTTCCTGTCCGAAGAATGGTTCGCCCCAGGTCGACGCTGATCCGCCGCCGGCGATCTCGACCTACCGCCGGCGCACAAGGCGGCCAAGATCAA
This sequence is a window from Myxococcales bacterium. Protein-coding genes within it:
- a CDS encoding thiolase family protein; the encoded protein is MILAGVGTTRLARLSQWAALKACSTRSASTVCAARKWARVCTNTARSKQVAGRWHLRSGHAASESVRSVGEDMSMANTAEELGRRYQVTREQADQFAYRSQSLAKKARDAGQFDEEIEPVSVTVDAAEAPIQVRSDTHVLDDASMAKMDGRLSAAFEPGGIITAGNASAVVDGAAAMIIGRETDAASHGLRPLARLAGVAVAGCDPRIMGWGPVPATRLALARAGISGKDLDHVELNEAFAPQALAVMRDFEAMGIAPERVNPQGGAIALGHPLGASGAILTLTCAYALR